A single Candidatus Peregrinibacteria bacterium DNA region contains:
- a CDS encoding ZIP family metal transporter: MLSYAFISATLISLVSFSGALALLFQHKKIEKILLHLVAFSAGTMMAGALFHLLPEALAAYPLKNVLPFGFLIIGFSVFFILERFIFWHHCHRNGDCEVHPVGYMSLIGDAIHNFLDGVVLIPAFFIDTHVGIATTIAIIAHEIPQEIGDFGVLLHAGMEPAKALFLNFLSAVFAILGVFFGWGIQGKMETMTPFLLAFTAGGFLYISASDLVPELHKEKNLLKATFSFLMFAVGILLMMWLKLVE; this comes from the coding sequence ATGCTTTCTTACGCTTTCATCAGTGCGACTCTCATTAGCCTTGTTTCATTTTCAGGAGCTTTGGCGCTCCTGTTTCAGCACAAAAAGATTGAAAAAATCCTCTTGCACCTTGTGGCATTTTCAGCAGGAACGATGATGGCGGGAGCACTTTTTCATCTCTTGCCGGAAGCACTTGCTGCTTACCCATTAAAAAATGTTCTTCCTTTCGGGTTTTTAATCATTGGATTTTCGGTATTTTTTATTTTAGAAAGATTCATTTTTTGGCATCATTGTCACAGGAATGGCGATTGTGAAGTCCATCCCGTTGGATATATGAGCCTCATCGGCGATGCGATTCACAATTTTTTAGATGGAGTTGTTCTCATTCCTGCATTTTTTATTGATACTCATGTGGGAATTGCGACGACAATTGCGATTATTGCTCATGAAATTCCTCAGGAAATAGGAGACTTTGGAGTCCTCCTTCATGCTGGAATGGAGCCTGCAAAAGCGCTTTTTTTAAATTTTCTCTCTGCCGTTTTTGCGATTCTTGGTGTGTTTTTTGGATGGGGAATTCAGGGAAAAATGGAAACAATGACGCCATTTCTTCTGGCATTCACTGCCGGAGGATTTCTCTATATTTCCGCAAGTGATCTCGTACCGGAACTTCATAAGGAAAAAAACCTCCTCAAAGCGACATTCTCATTTCTGATGTTTGCTGTAGGAATACTTCTCATGATGTGGTTAAAATTGGTGGAATAA